A single window of Flavobacteriales bacterium DNA harbors:
- the rpmJ gene encoding 50S ribosomal protein L36, translating to MKVRASIKKRSAECKIVKRKGRLYVINKKNPKFKQRQG from the coding sequence ATGAAAGTCAGAGCTTCCATCAAGAAACGCAGCGCCGAGTGCAAGATCGTAAAACGCAAAGGCAGGCTGTATGTGATTAACAAAAAGAACCCAAAGTTCAAACAAAGACAAGGATAA
- the rpsM gene encoding 30S ribosomal protein S13, producing the protein MARIAGIDIPKDKQGEISLTYIYGIGRRTAQKILDEAGVARNARVQDWSDEEATLIRKIVQDKYKVEGALRSEVQLNIKRLMDIGCYRGIRHRLGLPVRGQTTKNNARTRKGKRKTVANKKMATK; encoded by the coding sequence ATGGCACGTATTGCAGGTATTGACATTCCAAAGGACAAACAAGGAGAGATCAGCCTCACCTACATCTATGGTATCGGACGTCGCACCGCCCAGAAAATTCTCGATGAAGCGGGTGTGGCTAGAAATGCAAGGGTACAGGATTGGTCCGATGAAGAGGCGACCCTGATTCGCAAGATTGTTCAGGACAAATACAAGGTGGAAGGTGCGCTTCGCTCCGAAGTTCAGCTGAACATCAAACGTTTGATGGACATCGGTTGCTATCGCGGCATCCGCCATCGACTGGGCCTGCCCGTACGTGGCCAGACGACCAAGAATAATGCACGTACCAGAAAAGGAAAGAGAAAAACCGTTGCCAACAAGAAGATGGCAACCAAGTAA
- the secY gene encoding preprotein translocase subunit SecY translates to MKDFINTIRNIFKIEDLKIRILNTLLFILVYRIGSYVVLPGVNLAALEASRAQAKGGGLIDILDMFSGGAFSNASVFALGIMPYISASIVIQLLTIAIPYFQRLQKDGESGRRKMNQITRYLTVLITLGQAPGYLASQLPKEAIMYDSMAFFWISSSIILVAGTMFIMWLGERITDKGIGNGISLIIMIGIIARLPFAFFAEFAARMEKGGPIMLLVEMVVLLLVIVFAILLVQGTRKIPVQVARKIVGNRQYGGARQYIPLKVNAAGVMPIIFAQAIMFVPITLAGFSENLTGMAAVLSNTHGFWYNFLFAMLIIIFTYFYTAIIVNPQQMADDLKKNGGFIPGVKPGRKTSEYLDNVLSRITLPGSIFLAVIAILPAFAAIAGVNNQFANFYGGTSLLILVGVVLDTLQQIESHLLMRHYDGLMKSGRIKGRGTPTSMTTAVQA, encoded by the coding sequence ATGAAGGATTTCATCAATACCATTCGCAATATCTTCAAGATTGAAGATCTGAAGATCCGGATCCTGAATACGCTGCTGTTCATTCTGGTTTATCGTATCGGCTCCTACGTAGTGCTTCCGGGTGTAAACCTGGCGGCCCTCGAAGCATCCAGGGCGCAAGCCAAGGGTGGCGGACTGATCGATATCCTGGACATGTTTTCAGGTGGCGCATTCTCCAATGCTTCCGTCTTCGCGCTTGGTATTATGCCTTATATCTCGGCTTCCATTGTGATACAGCTGCTAACGATCGCCATCCCGTATTTCCAGCGCTTGCAGAAAGACGGTGAAAGCGGTCGCCGCAAGATGAACCAGATCACGCGTTACCTGACCGTTCTGATTACTTTGGGTCAGGCCCCCGGTTATCTGGCATCCCAGCTTCCCAAAGAAGCCATCATGTATGATTCAATGGCTTTCTTTTGGATCTCATCTTCCATCATTCTGGTGGCGGGTACCATGTTTATCATGTGGCTGGGTGAGCGCATCACCGACAAAGGTATCGGTAACGGTATCTCTCTGATCATCATGATCGGTATCATCGCCCGTCTGCCGTTTGCATTCTTCGCTGAATTTGCGGCGCGCATGGAAAAAGGAGGTCCTATCATGCTGCTCGTGGAAATGGTGGTGTTGCTACTGGTGATCGTGTTCGCCATCCTGCTTGTACAGGGTACCAGGAAGATTCCCGTTCAGGTGGCCCGGAAGATTGTGGGCAACCGTCAATACGGTGGTGCACGCCAATACATCCCATTGAAAGTGAATGCTGCCGGTGTTATGCCGATCATCTTTGCCCAGGCGATCATGTTCGTTCCCATTACACTCGCAGGGTTTTCAGAAAACCTGACAGGAATGGCAGCGGTGCTGTCCAATACACATGGCTTCTGGTACAACTTCCTGTTCGCCATGCTGATCATCATCTTCACATACTTCTACACGGCCATTATCGTGAATCCCCAGCAAATGGCTGATGACCTGAAGAAGAACGGCGGATTTATTCCGGGTGTAAAGCCTGGAAGAAAAACTTCCGAATACCTTGATAACGTACTTTCACGCATTACCCTGCCGGGTTCCATTTTCCTGGCGGTAATTGCAATCCTGCCGGCGTTTGCCGCTATTGCGGGTGTGAATAACCAATTTGCCAACTTCTACGGTGGAACCTCCCTGCTGATTCTGGTGGGTGTGGTGCTGGATACACTCCAGCAGATCGAAAGTCACCTGTTGATGAGGCATTATGATGGACTGATGAAGAGTGGTAGGATCAAAGGAAGAGGAACACCTACTTCAATGACGACAGCCGTGCAGGCATAG
- the rpsK gene encoding 30S ribosomal protein S11 yields the protein MAKSTSKTTKKRSVHVESHGRATIHASFNNVIVSLSNAQGQVISWSSAGKMGFKGSKKNTPYAAQQAASDAAKVAYDLGLRKVKVYVKGPGAGRESAIRTIHNSGIEVTEIVDVTPLPHNGCRPPKKRRV from the coding sequence ATGGCAAAATCCACATCAAAAACCACGAAGAAGAGGTCGGTGCATGTAGAATCGCACGGAAGGGCAACGATCCACGCCTCTTTCAACAACGTGATCGTTTCACTGTCCAATGCTCAGGGTCAGGTGATTTCCTGGTCATCCGCCGGAAAAATGGGCTTCAAAGGATCCAAGAAAAATACACCGTATGCCGCTCAGCAAGCAGCATCCGACGCGGCCAAAGTAGCGTACGACCTCGGCTTGCGTAAGGTGAAGGTGTATGTGAAAGGTCCAGGTGCAGGCCGCGAGTCCGCTATCCGTACCATTCACAATTCTGGTATCGAAGTGACAGAGATCGTGGATGTGACCCCGCTGCCGCACAACGGCTGCCGTCCGCCCAAGAAAAGAAGGGTATAA
- the infA gene encoding translation initiation factor IF-1 encodes MAKQPSIEQDGVVRESLSNAIFRVELENGHMITAHISGKMRMHYIKILPGDRVKIEMSPYDLTKGRICYRY; translated from the coding sequence ATGGCTAAACAGCCGAGCATAGAGCAGGATGGAGTAGTAAGGGAATCCCTTTCCAATGCGATCTTTCGCGTGGAACTGGAGAACGGACATATGATCACCGCTCATATTTCAGGCAAAATGCGGATGCATTACATCAAGATATTACCAGGTGATAGGGTGAAGATAGAAATGTCTCCCTATGACCTGACCAAAGGAAGAATTTGTTACAGATACTAA
- the map gene encoding type I methionyl aminopeptidase, whose translation MIYHKTEEEIAFIRESSLLVSKALAEVARVIKPGVTSLELDKVAETVIRDHGGEPAFKGYRGFPNTLCVSPNAQVVHGIPNNEPFQEGDIVSVDCGVLKNGFYGDSAFTFAIGEVPADVALLLRVTRESLDKGIEKAVAGNRLGDIGYAVQSHAEANGFTVVRELVGHGIGKNLHEEPEVPNYGRRGNGVKLSEGMVIAIEPMVNQGKRSIREHADGWTITTTDGKPSAHFEHTVAIGKGKAEVLSTFAWIDEVIENKTEEIKNG comes from the coding sequence ATGATCTATCACAAGACAGAAGAAGAAATAGCGTTCATCAGAGAAAGTTCTTTGCTTGTTTCGAAAGCCTTGGCGGAGGTCGCCAGGGTGATTAAGCCGGGTGTAACATCCCTCGAGCTTGATAAGGTGGCCGAAACCGTGATCCGCGATCATGGAGGCGAGCCGGCTTTCAAGGGTTACCGGGGATTTCCAAATACCCTCTGTGTGTCACCTAATGCACAGGTGGTGCACGGAATCCCGAACAACGAACCTTTTCAGGAAGGGGATATTGTTTCGGTGGACTGCGGGGTGTTGAAGAACGGTTTTTACGGCGATTCGGCCTTTACTTTTGCCATTGGCGAAGTTCCTGCGGATGTAGCCCTCCTGCTGAGGGTGACCCGGGAAAGCCTTGACAAGGGAATTGAAAAGGCGGTGGCCGGAAACCGGTTGGGTGATATCGGATACGCCGTTCAGTCCCATGCAGAAGCAAATGGCTTCACAGTGGTACGCGAGTTGGTCGGACACGGCATCGGAAAAAACCTGCACGAAGAACCTGAGGTTCCTAATTACGGACGCAGGGGAAACGGTGTGAAGCTATCGGAGGGAATGGTGATTGCCATTGAGCCGATGGTGAACCAGGGAAAACGTAGCATCCGGGAACATGCCGACGGATGGACGATTACCACGACAGACGGAAAGCCGTCAGCGCATTTCGAACATACCGTGGCAATCGGAAAAGGCAAAGCAGAGGTATTGTCTACCTTTGCATGGATTGACGAAGTGATTGAAAATAAAACTGAAGAAATAAAGAATGGCTAA
- the rplQ gene encoding 50S ribosomal protein L17, with translation MRHGDKINNLGRKAQHRRAMLANMAISLIKHKRINTTLAKAKALKTYVEPLITKSKSDNTHSRRVVFSYLQDKYAVSELFREVAVKVADRPGGYTRILRTGIRKGDNAEMCLIELVDFNETRLNAAGTDKQAKATTRRSRRGGSAKKKADAGDAEAKVEEAPKAEAKKEAAPKAEEKKEEKSEGGEEKAAE, from the coding sequence ATGAGACACGGAGATAAAATCAACAACCTCGGCCGCAAGGCGCAACATAGAAGAGCTATGTTGGCGAACATGGCCATCTCGCTGATCAAGCACAAACGGATCAATACCACACTGGCCAAAGCCAAGGCGCTGAAAACCTACGTGGAGCCGTTGATCACCAAGTCGAAAAGCGACAATACACACTCCCGTCGTGTGGTGTTCAGCTACCTGCAGGACAAATACGCGGTATCCGAACTCTTCCGCGAAGTGGCCGTGAAAGTCGCCGATCGTCCGGGAGGTTATACCCGCATCCTGCGCACCGGTATCCGCAAAGGAGACAATGCGGAAATGTGCCTGATCGAACTGGTGGATTTCAACGAAACCCGCCTGAACGCAGCCGGCACCGATAAGCAAGCCAAGGCAACCACACGCAGAAGCCGCAGAGGTGGCAGCGCCAAGAAAAAGGCCGACGCCGGTGATGCAGAAGCCAAGGTGGAAGAAGCACCCAAGGCAGAAGCCAAGAAAGAAGCAGCTCCCAAAGCCGAAGAGAAGAAAGAAGAGAAATCCGAAGGCGGAGAGGAAAAAGCTGCGGAGTAA
- the rpsD gene encoding 30S ribosomal protein S4 gives MARYRGPKSKIARKFGEPIFGPDKVLDKKNYPPGMHGQMKRRMKQSEYAVQLREKQKAKYTYGILEKQFSNLFEKASRKKGITGENLLQLCEARLDNTVFRLGLAASRRAARQFVNHGHITVNGDIVSIPSYSLKVGDVISIREKSRQMQPIREAIAAGNKEFPWLEWNPDTLKGTVLAVPERDQIPENINEQLIVELYSK, from the coding sequence ATGGCACGTTACAGAGGACCTAAATCCAAGATCGCCAGAAAATTCGGGGAGCCCATTTTCGGGCCCGACAAGGTGCTGGATAAGAAAAACTATCCCCCTGGCATGCATGGCCAGATGAAGCGCCGCATGAAGCAGTCGGAATACGCCGTACAGTTGCGTGAAAAGCAAAAGGCCAAGTATACCTACGGCATCCTCGAAAAACAGTTTTCAAACCTGTTCGAGAAAGCATCCCGCAAAAAAGGTATCACTGGTGAAAACCTGTTGCAGCTTTGTGAAGCCCGCCTGGATAACACCGTGTTCCGCCTTGGACTCGCAGCCAGCCGTCGCGCTGCACGCCAGTTCGTGAACCATGGTCACATCACCGTGAATGGCGATATCGTGAGCATTCCCTCATACAGCCTGAAAGTGGGTGATGTGATAAGCATCCGTGAGAAGTCACGTCAAATGCAACCCATCCGTGAAGCGATTGCAGCCGGTAACAAAGAGTTTCCCTGGCTGGAGTGGAATCCGGATACCCTGAAAGGCACGGTGCTGGCAGTTCCCGAACGTGACCAGATCCCAGAGAACATCAATGAGCAGCTGATTGTGGAATTGTACTCCAAATAA
- a CDS encoding DNA-directed RNA polymerase subunit alpha — MAILAFQKPDKIIMLNSTEQRGQFEFRPLEPGYGITIGNALRRILLSSLEGFAITSVHIEGVDHEFSTIKGVVEDMTDIILNLKQVRFKRQIESTETEKVHVSVSGKKQLTAGDIGKYTSAFQVLNPDLVICNMDPGVKLNFDVTVNKGRGYVPAEENKVEGQAVGVIAVDAIFTPIKNVNYSIENFRVEQKTDYEKLVMDVTTDGSIHPKNALKEAAKILIHHFMLFSDEKITIDTEEKAETEEFDESSLHMRQLLKTKLVDMDLSVRALNCLKAADVETLGDLVSFNKNDLLKFRNFGKKSLTELEDLVHSKGLTFGMNLAKYKLDKD, encoded by the coding sequence ATGGCCATTTTAGCATTCCAGAAGCCTGATAAGATCATCATGCTGAATTCCACCGAGCAAAGAGGGCAATTCGAATTCCGCCCCCTGGAACCCGGTTACGGAATCACCATCGGAAACGCCCTCAGGCGCATTCTGCTGTCTTCACTTGAAGGATTTGCCATCACCTCCGTTCACATCGAAGGTGTGGACCACGAGTTCTCAACCATCAAGGGTGTGGTGGAAGATATGACCGACATCATCCTGAACCTGAAACAAGTGCGTTTCAAACGTCAGATCGAATCCACCGAAACAGAAAAGGTGCATGTTTCCGTGAGTGGAAAAAAACAACTCACAGCCGGCGACATCGGTAAATACACTTCTGCATTCCAGGTACTGAATCCGGATCTGGTGATTTGCAACATGGACCCCGGTGTGAAACTGAACTTTGACGTGACTGTCAACAAAGGTCGCGGCTATGTACCCGCCGAAGAAAACAAGGTGGAAGGACAAGCTGTCGGTGTGATCGCTGTGGATGCCATCTTCACACCCATCAAGAACGTGAATTACAGCATCGAGAACTTCCGTGTGGAACAGAAGACCGACTATGAGAAGCTCGTAATGGATGTGACCACCGACGGTTCTATTCATCCGAAGAATGCACTCAAGGAAGCGGCCAAAATCCTCATCCACCACTTCATGCTGTTCTCCGATGAGAAGATCACCATCGATACCGAAGAAAAGGCAGAAACCGAAGAGTTCGACGAGTCTTCATTGCACATGCGTCAGCTGCTGAAAACCAAACTGGTTGATATGGACCTGTCTGTTCGTGCACTGAACTGCCTGAAAGCAGCCGATGTTGAAACCCTGGGTGACCTGGTGTCTTTCAACAAAAACGACCTGCTTAAATTCAGAAATTTCGGAAAGAAGTCCCTGACCGAACTCGAAGACCTCGTACATTCCAAAGGCCTGACCTTCGGCATGAACCTGGCGAAATATAAACTGGATAAGGACTAA